In a single window of the Chondrocystis sp. NIES-4102 genome:
- a CDS encoding S-adenosylmethionine decarboxylase proenzyme gives MEKMGTHLVVDAWQAPAELLNDPEAIRRALIEAITEGQATLIDLCVHQFSPHGVTATATLAESHIAIHTWPEHGYFAADLFFCGAGRPKAAMEVLQTALKAQQVRMREFDRGFAPVLVNSI, from the coding sequence ATGGAAAAAATGGGAACTCATCTGGTTGTAGATGCTTGGCAAGCACCAGCTGAATTACTCAACGATCCCGAAGCGATACGTAGAGCATTAATTGAAGCTATTACCGAGGGACAGGCTACTTTGATCGATTTATGCGTTCATCAGTTTAGTCCTCATGGTGTGACGGCTACGGCTACTCTGGCAGAGTCTCATATTGCGATACATACTTGGCCTGAACATGGTTATTTTGCAGCAGATTTATTTTTTTGTGGTGCAGGAAGACCAAAAGCAGCTATGGAAGTTTTACAAACCGCACTCAAAGCGCAACAAGTAAGAATGCGTGAATTTGACCGAGGCTTTGCACCAGTCTTAGTAAATTCGATCTAA
- a CDS encoding shikimate 5-dehydrogenase: protein MITGKTKLLGIIGDPVEHSLSPVMHNAAIAHLGLDYVYVPFAVKQADLEQAIAGFSAIDVQGFSITIPHKQAIIPFLSEVWADAASIGAVNTVWRTPSGWHGTNTDAEGFIAPLKSMSQNWSQITPVILGIGGAARAVIAGLINLGCSQIHVVGRNRDKLARFYHSWQHAPQITAKLKIHDWDQLSSLVPAADLLVNTTPVGMSPKIDASPIDAALMQKIKPKAIVYDLIYTPSPTQFLQQAQDQGAITIDGLEMLLQQGVAALKIWLQQPIPVEVMRDSLRDYLKI from the coding sequence TTGATTACAGGCAAAACTAAATTGTTGGGAATTATTGGTGATCCTGTAGAACATTCTCTCTCACCAGTAATGCACAATGCAGCGATCGCACATCTGGGCTTAGATTATGTCTATGTCCCTTTTGCCGTTAAACAAGCAGATTTAGAACAGGCGATCGCAGGTTTTAGTGCAATTGATGTGCAGGGATTTAGTATTACTATTCCCCATAAGCAAGCAATTATTCCTTTTCTTAGTGAGGTTTGGGCCGATGCTGCGTCTATTGGGGCGGTTAATACTGTTTGGCGAACTCCATCTGGTTGGCATGGTACTAATACGGATGCCGAAGGCTTTATTGCTCCTTTAAAATCTATGTCCCAGAATTGGAGTCAGATAACCCCTGTTATTTTAGGTATCGGTGGGGCTGCTAGGGCGGTTATTGCAGGTTTAATTAATTTGGGATGTTCGCAAATTCACGTTGTCGGGCGTAATCGTGATAAGTTGGCACGGTTTTATCACAGTTGGCAACACGCGCCCCAAATTACTGCTAAATTAAAAATTCACGATTGGGATCAACTTAGTAGTTTAGTACCTGCTGCGGATTTGTTAGTCAATACAACCCCTGTGGGAATGTCACCTAAAATAGACGCCTCCCCAATAGATGCAGCTTTAATGCAAAAAATTAAACCCAAAGCGATCGTTTATGATTTAATCTATACTCCCAGTCCCACTCAATTTTTACAACAGGCTCAGGATCAAGGAGCTATAACTATTGATGGACTAGAAATGTTATTACAACAGGGGGTTGCTGCTTTAAAAATTTGGTTGCAACAGCCCATCCCAGTTGAGGTGATGCGTGATTCGCTTAGGGACTATTTGAAAATATAA
- a CDS encoding ABC-1 domain-containing protein produces the protein MPQQTLLPTTNTITVPSTEIAPPSKVAIDPYADTDLAYDEPDADWRYNPETNNAKYRNRPFTVLGRLINIVFPFTTFALGVWWDNFTGNTTLKQRKRARQLIKTLTKLGPAYIKIGQALSTRPDVVPPTYLEELTTLQDKIPSFPNQVAFRFIEEELGQSPTDIYAELSPQPIAAASLGQVYRGRLKTGEEVAVKVQRPDLNRVISLDIYIMRKLAGWIQDNIKQVRSNLRAIIDELAERIFEETNYRQEGRNAEKFQRLYGYIEEIYVPKIYWEYTGKRVLTMEWITGTKLTDIEAVQAQGIDATHLVEVGVECSLRQLLEHGFFHADPHPGNLLAMADGRLAYLDFGMMSRIKPYQRYGLIEAVVHLVNRDFEALSQDYVKLDFLTPDVDLRPIVPALANVFGNALGATVAELNFKSITDQMSAMMYEFPFTVPAYYALIIRSMVTLEGIAIGIDPEFKVLSKAYPYIAKRLLTDPAPELRASLKDLLFKEEGFRWHRLENLLRNATDSRDYDFDSVVDQALDYLYSDRGVFIRDRIAQELVNAIDSLGRRTFYNISTAFRQQVGLAVQETPIEFREDSYTMTHLKNIVGILQQTPGFNPTRLISVVSKIITKPETQVLGQKVAEGLAQKMAARLIRNLLLEDTQPKVAPQRNLPTLPATRTATVKY, from the coding sequence ATGCCTCAACAGACATTATTACCTACCACAAATACTATCACCGTACCATCTACAGAAATTGCACCTCCTAGCAAAGTAGCGATCGATCCTTACGCAGATACCGACTTGGCATATGATGAGCCAGATGCAGACTGGCGTTACAACCCAGAAACTAATAATGCTAAATATCGCAATCGTCCTTTTACAGTTTTAGGTAGATTGATCAACATTGTTTTCCCCTTCACTACCTTTGCTTTAGGTGTATGGTGGGATAACTTTACAGGAAATACAACCCTAAAACAACGAAAAAGAGCGCGTCAATTAATTAAAACCCTAACTAAGCTCGGCCCTGCATATATTAAAATTGGTCAAGCATTGTCCACTAGACCTGATGTTGTTCCTCCCACTTATTTAGAGGAGTTAACTACACTACAAGATAAGATTCCTTCCTTTCCCAATCAAGTAGCGTTTCGTTTCATCGAAGAGGAGTTAGGACAATCGCCCACAGATATTTATGCAGAACTTTCACCCCAACCCATTGCTGCTGCGTCATTAGGACAGGTTTATCGAGGTAGATTGAAAACAGGCGAAGAAGTAGCCGTTAAAGTTCAACGTCCTGATTTAAATCGTGTTATTAGCCTTGATATCTATATCATGAGGAAATTAGCAGGTTGGATACAGGACAATATTAAGCAAGTTCGTTCTAACCTCAGAGCAATTATTGATGAATTAGCAGAGCGAATCTTTGAAGAAACTAATTATAGACAAGAAGGTCGTAATGCTGAAAAATTCCAAAGGCTTTATGGGTATATAGAAGAAATCTATGTACCTAAGATTTATTGGGAGTACACTGGTAAGCGAGTTCTAACTATGGAATGGATTACTGGAACTAAACTTACCGATATAGAAGCGGTGCAGGCTCAAGGAATTGATGCTACTCATCTTGTGGAGGTGGGAGTAGAATGTTCCCTAAGACAATTGTTAGAACATGGTTTTTTCCATGCAGATCCCCATCCTGGTAACTTGCTAGCAATGGCTGATGGTAGATTAGCTTACTTAGATTTTGGCATGATGAGCCGTATTAAGCCCTATCAAAGATACGGTTTAATTGAAGCGGTAGTGCATTTGGTTAATCGTGATTTTGAAGCCCTATCTCAAGATTACGTTAAATTAGACTTTCTAACTCCAGATGTCGATTTAAGACCCATTGTACCTGCCTTGGCTAATGTATTTGGCAATGCTTTAGGAGCAACAGTTGCAGAATTAAACTTTAAAAGCATCACTGATCAGATGTCGGCAATGATGTATGAGTTTCCTTTTACTGTACCTGCCTACTATGCTTTAATTATTCGTTCAATGGTGACTTTAGAAGGTATTGCCATTGGTATAGACCCTGAATTTAAAGTCTTGAGTAAAGCTTATCCCTATATTGCTAAACGCTTATTAACCGATCCTGCGCCCGAATTGCGAGCCTCCCTAAAAGATTTATTGTTTAAAGAAGAAGGTTTTCGTTGGCATCGATTGGAAAACTTGCTGAGAAATGCTACCGATTCTCGTGATTATGATTTTGATAGCGTAGTCGATCAAGCTTTAGATTATTTATATAGCGATCGCGGGGTATTTATTCGAGATCGTATTGCTCAAGAATTAGTTAACGCTATTGATAGTCTAGGACGTAGAACTTTTTATAATATTTCTACTGCTTTTCGTCAACAAGTTGGTTTGGCTGTACAGGAAACGCCAATCGAATTTCGTGAGGATTCTTACACCATGACTCACTTGAAGAATATTGTAGGTATTTTGCAACAAACTCCAGGTTTTAACCCAACTCGCTTGATTTCTGTGGTTTCTAAAATAATTACTAAACCAGAAACTCAAGTTTTAGGACAAAAAGTTGCCGAAGGACTTGCACAGAAAATGGCAGCTAGGTTAATTAGAAATTTATTACTTGAGGATACACAACCTAAAGTTGCACCTCAAAGAAATTTGCCTACCCTACCTGCGACTAGGACTGCTACCGTTAAATATTAA
- a CDS encoding DNA mismatch repair protein MutS, with protein MSSEKHLNSEKTIVTDYRTVEIEKLSPMYHHYVEVKEQYPNALLLYRVGDFFECFFQDAVIIARELELVQTSKEGGKDIGRIAMTGVPHHAVERYSTMLVEKGYAVAICDQVEDSKEAAAEKRMVRREIQKLLTPGTLTDDGMLQARRNNFLAAIVIAGEHWGLAYADVSTGEFFTTQASDLGALTVELMRLQPSEVLIPANAPDVNCLLRPGEKSEYLADYLPDSFCYSLRSQHPFTLAEATQRLRETFKVSSLEGMGCALMPLGVRAAGGLLEYVEDTQKAYQVSLQSLRTYSLADYLILDPQTRRNLEITQTIRDNTFHGSLLWALDSSSTAMGGRALRRWMLQPLIDIKGIAARQDTIKELIANISLRQDLRSMLRKIYDLERLSGRVSSGSANARDLLALAESLIKLSELSAIASFGNSPYLKALHNIPPELEELGLYVTEKLVESPPQQLKEGGLIKDGVDSRLDELRQQLKDDNEWLTTLEVTERERVGIANIKVGYNKTFGYYISLPRSKASLAPDNYQRKQTLTNEERYITSELKERETRILTAKDDLSNLEYDIFAELRTQVAQKAQEIRSISKAVAAVDVLAGLAEIAVYQNYCCPEMTTGREIKIVEGRHPVVEKSLGEGFFVPNSAQIAGNHPDLIILTGPNASGKSCYLRQIGLIQLMAQIGSYVPATEAKLAICDRVFTRVGAVDDLATGQSTFMVEMNETANILNHATPKSLILLDEIGRGTATFDGLSIAWAVAEYLATEVQARTIFATHYHELNELASILTNVANYQVTVKEMGDQIIFLHQVTPGGADKSYGIEAGRLAGLPPSVISRARQVMGQIEKHSKIALGLRQGIEQISPKKDENGKVINQLDIFED; from the coding sequence ATGTCCTCCGAGAAGCACTTAAATTCTGAAAAAACCATTGTCACTGATTACCGCACCGTTGAAATAGAAAAACTTTCACCAATGTATCATCACTATGTGGAGGTGAAAGAACAATATCCCAATGCTTTACTACTATACAGAGTTGGGGATTTTTTTGAATGCTTTTTTCAAGATGCTGTAATTATTGCCAGAGAATTAGAATTGGTGCAAACCAGTAAGGAAGGAGGCAAAGATATTGGGCGAATTGCGATGACTGGAGTACCTCATCATGCTGTAGAACGTTATAGCACGATGCTAGTAGAAAAAGGTTATGCAGTGGCAATTTGCGATCAGGTAGAAGATTCCAAGGAAGCTGCTGCGGAAAAAAGAATGGTACGTCGGGAAATCCAAAAGCTACTTACCCCTGGTACTTTAACCGACGATGGAATGTTACAAGCTCGTCGTAATAATTTTTTAGCTGCAATTGTTATAGCTGGAGAACATTGGGGTTTAGCTTATGCAGATGTTTCGACAGGGGAGTTTTTCACAACTCAAGCTAGTGATCTAGGAGCTTTAACGGTAGAATTAATGCGTTTACAGCCTTCAGAGGTGTTAATCCCTGCAAATGCCCCTGATGTTAACTGTTTACTGCGCCCTGGGGAGAAATCCGAATATTTAGCCGATTATTTACCCGATAGCTTTTGTTATTCCTTGCGATCGCAACACCCATTTACTTTAGCAGAAGCAACTCAAAGACTGCGGGAAACTTTTAAAGTTAGTTCTTTAGAAGGGATGGGGTGCGCACTTATGCCCTTGGGAGTGAGGGCTGCGGGGGGACTATTGGAATATGTAGAAGATACTCAAAAAGCCTATCAGGTATCTTTACAATCTTTACGTACCTATAGTTTGGCAGATTATTTAATTCTCGATCCTCAGACTCGGCGCAATTTAGAAATTACCCAAACTATTCGAGATAATACTTTTCATGGTTCTTTATTGTGGGCATTAGATAGTAGCAGTACAGCAATGGGGGGTAGGGCTTTACGTCGTTGGATGTTACAACCCCTAATTGATATTAAAGGTATTGCTGCTCGGCAGGATACGATTAAAGAATTAATTGCTAATATCTCCCTGCGCCAAGATTTACGCTCAATGTTACGCAAAATCTATGATCTCGAACGCTTATCAGGTAGAGTTAGTTCTGGTTCGGCAAATGCTAGGGATTTACTGGCTTTGGCTGAATCTTTGATTAAATTGAGTGAACTATCAGCGATCGCCTCCTTTGGTAATTCTCCCTATCTTAAAGCTTTGCATAACATCCCCCCAGAGTTGGAGGAATTAGGATTATATGTAACTGAAAAATTAGTGGAATCTCCACCCCAACAGTTAAAAGAAGGGGGATTGATTAAAGACGGGGTAGATTCAAGACTAGATGAACTTCGTCAACAATTAAAGGATGATAATGAGTGGCTAACTACCCTAGAAGTTACAGAAAGAGAAAGAGTGGGAATAGCCAATATTAAAGTTGGTTACAATAAAACCTTTGGTTACTATATTAGTTTGCCTCGATCCAAAGCCAGCCTCGCCCCCGATAATTACCAGCGTAAGCAAACCTTAACCAACGAAGAAAGATATATCACCTCGGAATTAAAAGAACGGGAAACTCGTATTTTAACCGCTAAAGATGACTTAAGTAACTTAGAATACGATATATTTGCCGAATTACGCACACAAGTCGCCCAAAAAGCCCAAGAAATTAGATCTATCTCCAAAGCAGTTGCAGCCGTGGATGTTTTGGCAGGATTAGCAGAAATTGCTGTGTACCAGAATTATTGTTGTCCTGAAATGACTACAGGCAGAGAAATAAAAATTGTGGAAGGTAGACATCCTGTAGTTGAGAAATCTTTAGGAGAAGGTTTTTTTGTACCTAATTCTGCTCAAATAGCGGGTAATCATCCCGATTTAATCATTTTAACTGGGCCGAATGCTAGTGGCAAAAGCTGTTACTTAAGACAAATCGGTTTAATTCAATTAATGGCTCAAATAGGTAGTTATGTTCCTGCGACAGAAGCCAAATTAGCCATTTGCGATCGCGTTTTTACCCGTGTGGGTGCAGTCGATGATCTAGCTACAGGGCAATCTACTTTTATGGTAGAGATGAACGAAACTGCGAATATTCTTAATCATGCTACCCCTAAATCCTTAATTCTCCTCGATGAAATTGGCAGGGGTACAGCTACCTTTGATGGGCTTTCCATTGCTTGGGCGGTGGCGGAATACCTGGCTACAGAAGTGCAGGCGCGGACAATATTTGCCACTCATTATCATGAGTTAAACGAACTGGCATCTATTTTAACTAATGTCGCTAATTACCAAGTCACTGTAAAAGAAATGGGTGATCAAATCATTTTCCTTCATCAAGTTACCCCAGGAGGCGCAGATAAATCCTACGGTATTGAAGCAGGAAGACTCGCAGGTTTACCCCCTTCAGTGATTTCTAGAGCAAGGCAAGTGATGGGACAAATTGAAAAGCATAGTAAAATTGCTTTAGGGTTACGTCAGGGTATTGAGCAGATATCACCAAAAAAGGATGAGAATGGCAAGGTGATCAATCAGTTGGATATTTTTGAAGATTAA
- a CDS encoding SMF protein has protein sequence MEQEQAYWLAWSQISGIGAISLKKIYQHFGSLETAWTAKAIAFSEIEGLNSKFVAAIEKGRSHFNPEELITQHRQQNPLFWTPDQPDYPRLLAEIPSPPPLLYYLGKVEPEENQGVKPLIGIVGTRNPTEYGKRWTKKITQALVNHGFGIVSGMAAGIDTIAHHSCLEANGRTIAVLGTGVDVVYPYSNRGLHKQLQTQGLIVSEYCAQTQPDRNHFPARNRIIAGLSRAVIIMEAPERSGALITARFANDFCRDVYVLPGSLDSNQSLGCLALLNSGAHVILGIEQLLEMLGTMPCLDYITSNAKASPNLEPKLQQVYSLINNQSISLDSLVEQTGLNTSEVLAALSQLEILDLISQLPGMRYQLKD, from the coding sequence ATGGAACAAGAACAAGCTTACTGGTTAGCATGGTCGCAAATATCAGGAATTGGCGCAATTTCGCTAAAAAAAATTTATCAACATTTTGGTTCATTAGAAACAGCATGGACAGCTAAGGCGATCGCTTTTAGTGAAATTGAGGGTTTAAATAGTAAATTCGTTGCAGCTATAGAAAAAGGACGATCTCACTTTAACCCTGAAGAATTAATCACACAGCATCGACAACAAAACCCTTTATTTTGGACTCCAGATCAACCTGACTATCCACGTTTGCTAGCAGAAATTCCTAGTCCTCCACCTCTACTTTATTATTTAGGCAAAGTTGAACCAGAGGAAAATCAGGGAGTCAAACCCTTAATAGGCATTGTGGGGACGCGCAACCCTACAGAATATGGTAAACGCTGGACAAAAAAAATTACTCAAGCTTTAGTTAATCATGGGTTTGGTATAGTTTCAGGGATGGCTGCGGGAATTGATACTATAGCCCATCATAGTTGTTTGGAAGCTAATGGCAGAACGATCGCTGTTTTGGGTACAGGGGTAGATGTTGTTTATCCTTATAGTAATAGGGGACTTCATAAGCAACTCCAAACACAAGGGTTAATTGTGAGTGAATATTGCGCCCAAACTCAACCAGATCGTAATCATTTTCCTGCTCGTAATCGTATTATTGCAGGTTTATCTCGTGCGGTTATAATTATGGAAGCCCCAGAGCGATCAGGAGCATTGATTACGGCTCGTTTTGCTAATGATTTTTGTCGTGATGTTTATGTTTTACCTGGTTCTTTAGATAGTAATCAATCTTTGGGTTGTTTAGCATTACTTAATTCTGGCGCACACGTAATTTTAGGTATTGAACAGTTACTGGAGATGTTGGGTACAATGCCTTGTTTGGATTATATTACCTCGAATGCCAAAGCTTCACCAAATTTAGAACCAAAGTTACAGCAGGTTTATAGTTTGATTAACAATCAATCTATTTCTTTAGATAGTCTGGTAGAGCAAACAGGGTTAAATACTAGCGAAGTTTTAGCAGCTTTATCGCAGTTGGAAATTCTGGATTTGATTTCTCAGTTACCAGGAATGCGTTATCAGTTGAAAGATTGA
- a CDS encoding putative sensor with HAMP domain protein — MYKNLKLTAKLNILLGIILISLITIISIILSRVLQNYAQEVIAERALMLIETMNSVRNYTSTQINPELASRLEVEPIFLPQTVPAYSAREIFEHLRTNEEYSQFFYKEATINPTNIRDQADDFEAEIVKSFQNSSDSQKQGFRTIPGGDFFYIARAIKVEKESCLRCHGRVEQAPASLVATYGSSNGFGWKLNEIVGAQIISVPASQVFEAARKLNYLVIRNIILLLLIGSLLINFFLKFTVTDPIKKISHLSKQLSIGNMDIEFEQTTNDEIGILAASLNRLKVSIKIAMELLETNQ; from the coding sequence ATGTATAAAAATCTAAAATTAACTGCCAAGCTTAACATATTGCTAGGAATAATTTTAATCTCTCTAATTACCATTATTAGCATTATCTTATCAAGAGTTTTACAAAATTATGCCCAAGAAGTAATTGCAGAGAGAGCATTAATGCTAATCGAAACAATGAATTCAGTTCGTAACTATACGAGTACTCAAATCAATCCTGAATTAGCATCTCGTTTAGAAGTTGAACCAATATTTTTACCGCAAACTGTTCCTGCTTATTCTGCGAGGGAAATTTTTGAACATTTGCGAACTAATGAAGAATATAGTCAATTTTTTTACAAGGAAGCAACAATAAACCCCACCAATATTAGAGATCAGGCGGATGATTTTGAGGCAGAAATTGTTAAATCGTTTCAAAATAGTTCTGATTCACAAAAGCAAGGTTTTCGTACTATTCCTGGAGGAGATTTTTTTTATATTGCTCGTGCTATTAAAGTTGAAAAAGAAAGTTGCTTAAGATGTCATGGTAGAGTAGAACAAGCCCCTGCCAGTTTAGTTGCGACTTACGGTAGCAGCAATGGTTTTGGTTGGAAACTTAATGAAATAGTGGGGGCGCAAATTATATCTGTTCCTGCTAGTCAAGTTTTTGAAGCAGCGCGTAAACTTAATTATTTAGTAATAAGAAATATTATTCTGTTATTACTTATTGGAAGTTTATTAATTAATTTCTTTCTCAAATTTACCGTTACTGATCCAATCAAAAAAATATCTCACCTATCCAAACAACTTAGTATAGGCAATATGGATATAGAGTTTGAACAAACAACTAATGATGAAATTGGTATTTTGGCAGCATCCTTAAACCGTCTAAAAGTTAGCATTAAAATAGCTATGGAATTACTAGAAACTAACCAATAG
- a CDS encoding serine/threonine protein kinase has product MTLCINPKCPKPNNSDTTIFCNGCGSELLLDERYRVIKELDHGGFSTTYEIIDMNSHLWVLKVLTDNHPKYVELFQQEAQILSYFNHPGIPKIDEDGYFCYYPHQSKIPLHCLVMEKIEGVNLQEYIRQRGGRPIQPKTVLRWLAELILILKQLHNHNFFHRDIKPANIMLRSNGCLVLIDFGTAREVNQTYLEKQAIGQVTGVVSHGYTPMEQMRGHAVLQSDFYALAGTMIFLLTAKDPSYFYDFSQQKINWQGSVEGISKQFIDLIEYMMASVPSDRPANCQEIFNQIIAINPSLQIIDEHFNSSIPVTKTLESEQVKNNVNNSNSTLITNQINNSKITKEFIQRCSQELAEFVGPMAMIICARIVKQNPNISQQDLCAALAKSIDNPTQAKIFQQRLLIL; this is encoded by the coding sequence ATGACTCTTTGTATTAATCCTAAATGTCCCAAACCCAATAATTCTGATACTACGATATTTTGTAATGGCTGTGGATCAGAGCTACTATTGGATGAAAGATATCGTGTGATTAAAGAATTAGATCATGGAGGCTTTAGTACAACTTACGAAATCATTGATATGAATTCCCATTTATGGGTATTAAAAGTATTAACAGATAATCATCCTAAATACGTTGAATTATTCCAGCAAGAAGCCCAAATTTTAAGTTATTTTAATCATCCTGGTATACCTAAAATAGATGAAGATGGTTATTTTTGTTATTATCCTCATCAGTCAAAAATACCTTTGCACTGTTTAGTAATGGAAAAGATTGAAGGGGTAAATTTACAAGAATATATTCGTCAAAGGGGTGGTCGTCCAATTCAACCAAAGACAGTTTTGCGCTGGTTAGCTGAATTAATTTTAATTTTAAAACAACTTCATAATCATAATTTTTTTCATCGAGATATTAAGCCAGCTAATATTATGTTGCGCTCGAATGGTTGTTTAGTTTTAATTGATTTTGGTACAGCAAGAGAAGTCAATCAAACATATTTGGAAAAGCAAGCAATAGGGCAAGTAACAGGGGTAGTTAGTCATGGTTATACCCCTATGGAACAAATGAGAGGTCATGCAGTTTTACAGTCAGATTTTTATGCCCTAGCTGGCACAATGATTTTTTTATTAACTGCTAAAGATCCGAGTTATTTTTATGATTTTTCACAACAGAAGATAAATTGGCAAGGGTCAGTAGAAGGAATTTCTAAGCAATTTATCGATTTAATTGAATACATGATGGCATCTGTTCCCAGCGATCGCCCTGCTAATTGTCAAGAAATTTTTAATCAAATTATTGCAATTAATCCTAGTTTACAAATTATTGATGAACATTTTAATTCTTCAATTCCTGTAACTAAAACCCTAGAGTCTGAACAAGTAAAGAATAATGTAAATAATTCTAATTCTACTTTAATTACTAATCAGATTAATAATAGTAAAATAACTAAAGAGTTTATTCAACGTTGTTCTCAAGAATTAGCAGAATTTGTTGGCCCTATGGCGATGATTATCTGCGCTCGCATTGTGAAGCAAAATCCTAATATTTCTCAACAGGATTTATGTGCTGCCTTAGCTAAAAGTATTGATAATCCGACGCAAGCAAAAATTTTTCAACAGCGATTATTAATACTTTAA
- a CDS encoding small GTP-binding protein: protein MKLPIVAVIGRPNVGKSTFVNRLAGDQQAIVFDQPGITRDRTYRPAFWQDRDFQVVDTGGLVFDDDTEFLPLIRQQVMAALVEAAVAIFVVDGQMGLTDGDREIAEWLRRQSVPVFLAVNKCESVEQGLTQAAEFWQLGLGNPYPISAIHGSGTGELLDELITHLPPVDQLVEDDEIKVAIIGRPNVGKSSLLNALTGEERSIVSPVSGTTRDAIDMTVQRGDKTYRLIDTAGIRRKKNVNYGAEFFSINRAFKAIRRCDVVLFVIDVLDGVTEQDLKLAGRIIEEGRATILVINKWDAVEKDSDTIYQYKKEIMARLYFMDWAEIIFVSAMSGQRVDKILNLVDTAAESHRRRVTTSVINEVIEEAVRWHTPPTTRQGKQGRIYYGTQVSSQPPTIALFVNDPNRFNENYRRYIDRQFREQLGFTGTPVRLVWRGKKMRELERGANKATKVK, encoded by the coding sequence ATGAAATTACCTATTGTTGCTGTTATCGGTAGACCTAATGTTGGGAAATCTACCTTTGTCAATCGTTTAGCTGGAGATCAACAGGCGATTGTGTTTGATCAACCAGGAATTACCCGCGATCGCACCTATCGCCCTGCATTTTGGCAAGATCGAGATTTTCAAGTAGTCGATACAGGGGGACTAGTATTTGATGACGATACAGAATTTTTACCCTTGATTCGTCAGCAAGTTATGGCAGCTTTGGTTGAGGCTGCTGTGGCAATTTTTGTCGTCGATGGTCAAATGGGTTTAACAGATGGCGATCGCGAAATTGCAGAATGGTTACGTCGTCAATCTGTGCCTGTATTTTTAGCTGTTAATAAATGCGAATCTGTAGAGCAAGGCTTAACTCAAGCAGCAGAATTTTGGCAATTAGGCTTAGGTAATCCCTATCCAATCTCCGCGATACATGGTAGTGGAACAGGAGAACTATTAGATGAACTAATTACCCATCTTCCCCCAGTCGATCAATTAGTCGAAGACGACGAAATAAAAGTAGCTATTATCGGTCGTCCAAATGTCGGAAAATCAAGTTTGCTCAATGCCTTAACAGGGGAAGAGCGTTCAATTGTTAGCCCTGTATCTGGTACTACTAGAGACGCGATCGATATGACAGTACAACGAGGTGATAAAACCTATCGTCTAATTGATACTGCAGGAATTCGACGTAAAAAGAATGTCAATTATGGTGCGGAGTTTTTTAGTATTAACCGTGCTTTTAAAGCTATCCGTCGTTGCGATGTAGTTTTATTCGTAATCGATGTTCTCGATGGCGTTACTGAACAGGATTTGAAATTAGCAGGACGAATTATTGAAGAAGGACGAGCAACTATCCTGGTAATAAATAAATGGGATGCGGTAGAAAAAGATTCCGATACTATCTATCAATACAAAAAGGAAATTATGGCTCGTTTATACTTTATGGACTGGGCTGAGATTATCTTTGTTAGTGCTATGAGCGGTCAACGGGTGGATAAAATCCTCAATCTAGTTGATACTGCTGCCGAATCCCATCGTCGTCGTGTTACAACTTCCGTAATTAACGAAGTGATCGAAGAAGCGGTGCGCTGGCATACACCCCCCACTACTCGCCAAGGAAAACAAGGCAGAATCTACTATGGTACTCAGGTAAGTTCTCAGCCACCGACAATTGCATTATTTGTTAATGATCCCAATCGTTTCAACGAAAACTACCGCCGTTATATAGATCGTCAGTTTCGGGAACAATTAGGATTTACAGGTACACCAGTACGTCTAGTTTGGCGTGGTAAGAAAATGCGTGAATTAGAAAGGGGAGCAAATAAAGCAACTAAAGTTAAATAA